In the Klebsiella aerogenes KCTC 2190 genome, one interval contains:
- a CDS encoding multidrug efflux MFS transporter yields MESWKVNLISVWFGCFFTGLAISQILPFLPLYVSQLGVTSHQALSMWSGLTFSVTFLVSAIVSPMWGSLADRKGRKLMLLRASLGMAIAILLQAFATNVWQLFILRAVMGLTSGYIPNAMALVASQVPRERSGWALSTLSTAQISGVIGGPLLGGFLADHVGLRAVFFITAILLTVSFLVTLFLIKEGARPQMSKAERLSGKAVFASLTHPGLVISLFFTTLVIQLCNGSIGPILALFIKSMAPDSNNIAFLAGMIAAVPGISALISAPRLGKLGDRIGTSRILLATLCCAVVMFFAMSFVTSPLQLGVLRFLLGFADGAMLPAVQTLLLKYCSDNVTGRIFGYNQSFMYLGNVAGPLIGASVSAMAGFRWVFIATALIVLINIWQLAIMLRRSRRAAV; encoded by the coding sequence ATGGAATCCTGGAAGGTTAATCTCATTTCTGTCTGGTTCGGCTGTTTTTTCACCGGACTCGCCATCAGTCAAATTCTGCCCTTCTTACCGCTGTATGTCTCTCAGTTGGGCGTTACCTCACATCAAGCGCTGTCGATGTGGTCGGGCTTGACCTTTAGCGTCACCTTCCTGGTGTCGGCGATTGTCTCGCCGATGTGGGGGAGCCTGGCAGACCGCAAAGGGCGCAAACTGATGCTGCTGCGCGCCTCCCTTGGCATGGCGATAGCGATTTTGCTACAGGCTTTTGCGACCAACGTTTGGCAGCTTTTTATTTTGCGTGCGGTAATGGGGCTAACCTCAGGCTATATACCCAACGCCATGGCGCTGGTGGCCTCGCAGGTGCCGCGTGAACGCAGCGGTTGGGCGCTAAGTACGCTGTCGACGGCGCAGATAAGCGGCGTGATCGGCGGCCCGCTGCTTGGCGGTTTTCTTGCCGACCACGTCGGCCTGCGGGCGGTATTTTTCATTACCGCGATTTTACTGACGGTCAGCTTCCTCGTGACCTTGTTTCTGATTAAAGAGGGCGCCCGGCCGCAAATGAGCAAAGCTGAACGCCTGAGCGGTAAAGCGGTCTTTGCTTCATTGACCCATCCGGGGCTGGTGATTAGCCTGTTTTTCACCACCCTGGTTATCCAGTTGTGTAACGGCTCTATCGGGCCGATTCTGGCGTTATTTATCAAGTCGATGGCGCCGGATAGTAACAACATCGCGTTTCTTGCGGGGATGATTGCCGCCGTACCGGGGATTTCGGCGTTGATTTCCGCGCCTCGGCTGGGGAAACTCGGCGATCGCATCGGGACGTCGCGTATTCTGCTGGCGACGTTATGTTGCGCGGTGGTGATGTTCTTTGCGATGTCGTTCGTGACTTCGCCGCTGCAGCTCGGGGTATTGCGCTTCCTGCTGGGCTTTGCCGACGGCGCGATGTTACCGGCGGTCCAGACGCTGCTCTTGAAATACTGCAGCGATAACGTCACCGGGCGTATTTTCGGTTATAACCAGTCATTTATGTATCTGGGTAATGTCGCCGGGCCGCTCATTGGCGCTTCGGTCTCGGCAATGGCGGGTTTCCGCTGGGTGTTTATTGCCACTGCGTTGATTGTCCTGATTAATATCTGGCAACTGGCGATTATGTTACGCCGAAGCCGCCGCGCGGCCGTTTAA
- the iraP gene encoding anti-adapter protein IraP has product MKNLIAELLVNLAQKEEEAKELTVQVEALEIVVTALLRHMAEDAQQRLIQDIETAMEQVKPGPLVDDRDTQLLQQYIKKLLRHPRN; this is encoded by the coding sequence ATGAAAAATCTCATTGCTGAGCTGTTGGTCAATCTGGCGCAAAAAGAAGAAGAGGCAAAAGAGCTGACGGTACAGGTTGAGGCGCTGGAAATTGTCGTCACCGCATTGCTGCGCCATATGGCTGAGGATGCGCAGCAACGTTTGATTCAGGATATCGAAACCGCCATGGAGCAGGTCAAGCCCGGGCCGCTGGTGGACGACCGTGACACCCAGCTTCTGCAGCAATATATAAAAAAGCTGCTCCGGCATCCTCGTAACTAA